Proteins from a single region of Limosilactobacillus fermentum:
- a CDS encoding ABC transporter substrate-binding protein codes for MKVNKKWLALLSLAFLVVIGLAGCGKKSDDSLQQIKDKKVLTMGTSADYAPFEFTIMKNGKKEYVGYDIMVAQKIADSLGVKLKVQNMEFSSIISELQDHKVDIALAGMNVTPQRKKAVDFSKPYYTEQESLLVKKADADKYNTIADTKGASFGVQQSSTQETIAKTQTKAKLVSESLVTGLATDLKSGKLDGVVLAKKVAEQYVAQYPDTYAIAKVKITAPASMKEISIAIPKDEPKLKAAVNKEITKLQKSGELDKLFKKAQEIQEQNTNK; via the coding sequence ATGAAGGTTAATAAGAAATGGTTGGCGCTACTGTCGTTAGCATTCTTGGTGGTGATTGGGCTCGCCGGGTGTGGGAAGAAGAGCGACGATAGCCTGCAACAAATTAAGGACAAGAAGGTCTTGACGATGGGGACCTCCGCCGACTACGCCCCGTTTGAATTCACGATCATGAAGAACGGGAAGAAGGAATACGTCGGTTACGACATCATGGTTGCCCAAAAGATCGCTGACAGCCTCGGGGTTAAGCTCAAGGTGCAAAACATGGAATTCTCCTCCATTATTAGCGAGTTGCAAGATCACAAGGTCGACATCGCCCTGGCCGGGATGAACGTGACGCCACAACGGAAAAAGGCCGTGGACTTTTCTAAGCCGTACTACACGGAACAAGAATCCCTCCTAGTTAAGAAGGCCGACGCCGATAAGTACAACACGATCGCCGACACGAAGGGCGCTTCCTTCGGGGTTCAACAATCATCCACCCAGGAAACGATCGCTAAGACCCAAACCAAGGCGAAGCTGGTTTCCGAAAGCTTAGTCACCGGGTTAGCGACCGACCTGAAGTCCGGTAAGCTCGACGGGGTCGTCTTAGCCAAGAAGGTCGCGGAACAATACGTTGCCCAATACCCGGACACTTACGCCATCGCCAAGGTTAAGATCACGGCACCGGCATCCATGAAGGAAATTTCAATCGCCATTCCAAAGGACGAACCGAAGTTAAAGGCTGCCGTCAACAAGGAAATCACCAAGCTGCAAAAGTCCGGCGAATTAGACAAGCTCTTCAAGAAGGCACAAGAGATTCAAGAACAAAACACCAACAAGTAG
- a CDS encoding DMT family transporter, with protein MGYALLSLAIGFEILGTNLLKLSVGFTRVGIGITSLACYGVSFYLMALSYQKLPLSVAESIWAALGIIAATLLGQFVYHERVALAQWLGVRLIIVGVLLVSFNNSN; from the coding sequence GTGGGATACGCACTATTAAGCCTGGCGATCGGATTTGAGATTTTAGGAACGAACCTCCTAAAACTCTCCGTTGGTTTCACACGGGTAGGGATCGGTATAACTAGTTTGGCGTGCTACGGGGTTAGTTTTTACCTAATGGCGTTGTCGTACCAAAAATTACCCCTAAGCGTAGCGGAGTCAATCTGGGCGGCGCTTGGAATTATAGCGGCGACGTTACTGGGGCAATTCGTGTACCACGAACGGGTGGCCCTAGCTCAGTGGTTAGGCGTCCGCTTGATAATAGTGGGGGTCCTTTTAGTAAGCTTTAACAACTCCAACTAG
- a CDS encoding DUF1797 family protein produces MVNSNLRRIIKRLEAMVVDGAGPLQVRTFERYGIAVCDVLFNQESGEFVVKRIEPGDVMVFDQLDLAAIEVYDCLEDFRQRF; encoded by the coding sequence ATGGTTAATTCGAATCTACGTCGGATCATCAAACGCTTGGAGGCGATGGTGGTGGACGGGGCGGGGCCCTTGCAGGTTCGGACCTTCGAACGGTATGGGATTGCGGTGTGCGACGTCCTCTTCAATCAGGAGAGCGGGGAGTTTGTCGTTAAGCGAATTGAACCAGGTGACGTGATGGTGTTCGATCAACTCGACTTGGCGGCCATTGAGGTCTATGACTGTCTAGAAGATTTTCGCCAACGTTTTTAA
- a CDS encoding lysylphosphatidylglycerol synthase transmembrane domain-containing protein, with product MSRKNWVVLILMLVAGTGIFTFSLRNTDLHQLSIDLANLNWGWFSVAVLCICLYLGLEGVVTKLFMADRYPDFSWKNTMRVPLVEQLFNGITPFSTGGQPAQLVAMLQAGVDGGRASSVLLMKFVVFQGMIVINFIISMLIGFHYIATKLQALSLLVVFGFVIHLSVIVALLLVMYWHSFTKRATNLLLRPVRWFVKENRYQNWQRVLDERIDSFYQESLKMRQEYGKLAKVSVVTLVQLAFYYLIPYFILLALGVQNLNVVMIVSLNVLIFMITSLFPIPGGTGGAEYSFTVLFASFITSNAKLVLAMLLWRILTYYFGMFAGMVALVLKPDPVKPYE from the coding sequence ATGTCGCGAAAAAACTGGGTCGTTTTGATCTTGATGCTCGTTGCCGGCACCGGCATCTTCACCTTTTCGTTGCGCAACACCGATTTACATCAGTTAAGCATTGACCTCGCCAACCTCAACTGGGGCTGGTTTAGCGTGGCCGTCTTATGTATTTGCCTTTACCTGGGGCTGGAAGGGGTCGTTACCAAGCTCTTCATGGCCGACCGTTACCCGGACTTTAGCTGGAAAAACACCATGCGGGTGCCGCTGGTCGAACAACTCTTCAACGGGATTACTCCCTTTTCCACCGGGGGCCAACCCGCCCAACTAGTGGCGATGCTCCAGGCTGGGGTCGATGGCGGCCGGGCCAGCTCGGTCCTCTTGATGAAGTTCGTCGTCTTTCAGGGGATGATCGTAATTAACTTCATTATCAGCATGCTGATTGGCTTTCACTACATTGCCACCAAGCTCCAGGCCCTGTCCTTGCTGGTGGTCTTTGGCTTTGTCATTCACCTGAGCGTGATCGTCGCCTTGCTCTTAGTCATGTACTGGCACTCCTTTACCAAGCGGGCCACCAACCTCTTATTAAGGCCGGTGCGTTGGTTTGTTAAAGAGAACCGTTACCAGAACTGGCAGCGGGTCTTAGACGAGCGGATTGACTCCTTTTACCAGGAGAGCTTGAAGATGCGTCAGGAGTACGGCAAGCTCGCTAAGGTCTCGGTGGTGACCTTAGTCCAGTTGGCCTTTTACTACCTAATTCCCTACTTCATTCTCTTGGCGCTGGGGGTGCAAAACCTTAACGTGGTGATGATCGTTTCCTTAAACGTCTTGATCTTTATGATTACCTCGCTCTTCCCGATTCCCGGGGGGACTGGGGGGGCCGAGTATTCCTTTACCGTCCTCTTTGCCAGCTTCATTACCTCCAACGCTAAGCTAGTCTTGGCCATGCTCTTGTGGCGGATTCTCACCTACTACTTCGGCATGTTTGCCGGGATGGTGGCCCTCGTCTTAAAGCCCGATCCGGTGAAGCCCTATGAATGA
- a CDS encoding glycosyltransferase family 4 protein produces MIKITMYSSADKVAGQGVGSAYAELMTLLKDRFASQFDIQINEFSRQNDISHYHTIDPRFFVSTFSKKRGQKIGYVHFLPETMEGSLKIPQPFRGLFYRYLIAFYKRMDHLVVVNPTFIPKLVAYGIPQERVTYIPNFVDDQRFYPVSAAKRWELYRRWKLDPERFTVVGSGQIQERKGVFDFIKLAKQNPHFQFIWAGGFSFGRITDGYQELKKVVANPPANLLFPGIVTRDQIAELNNIADLFLLPSYNELFPMSVLEAFSCGTPVMLRDLDLYHSIIGGYYQPAKDVDQMQAELVRIAQDPVALADLKQKSLTAAQRYSKDHLANEWYHFYRTQTGRE; encoded by the coding sequence ATGATTAAAATTACCATGTATTCGTCGGCTGACAAGGTGGCGGGGCAGGGGGTCGGGAGCGCCTACGCGGAGCTGATGACCCTGTTAAAGGACCGCTTTGCTTCCCAGTTCGATATTCAAATTAATGAGTTTAGCCGCCAAAATGACATCAGCCACTACCACACGATCGACCCCCGTTTTTTTGTGTCGACCTTTTCCAAGAAACGGGGCCAAAAGATCGGCTACGTGCACTTCCTTCCCGAGACGATGGAAGGCAGCCTGAAGATCCCCCAACCGTTTCGGGGGCTTTTTTATCGTTACCTGATTGCCTTTTACAAGCGGATGGATCACCTGGTCGTGGTTAACCCGACCTTTATCCCCAAGCTGGTGGCCTACGGGATCCCACAAGAACGGGTGACCTACATCCCCAATTTCGTCGATGACCAGCGCTTTTACCCGGTCTCGGCGGCCAAGCGGTGGGAACTGTACCGGCGGTGGAAACTGGATCCCGAGCGCTTCACGGTCGTCGGTAGCGGTCAAATCCAAGAACGGAAGGGCGTCTTTGATTTCATCAAACTAGCCAAACAAAACCCCCACTTTCAATTCATCTGGGCCGGGGGCTTTTCCTTTGGCCGGATCACCGATGGCTACCAAGAGCTCAAGAAGGTTGTCGCTAACCCGCCGGCCAACCTCTTGTTCCCGGGGATCGTTACCCGCGACCAGATTGCCGAGTTAAACAACATCGCCGACCTATTTTTATTGCCTTCCTATAACGAGCTCTTCCCGATGTCGGTACTTGAAGCCTTTTCGTGTGGGACCCCGGTCATGTTGCGCGACCTCGATTTGTACCACTCAATCATCGGCGGCTACTACCAACCGGCTAAAGACGTCGACCAAATGCAAGCAGAACTAGTGCGGATTGCCCAGGATCCGGTCGCCCTAGCTGACCTAAAGCAAAAGTCACTAACGGCCGCCCAACGCTACTCCAAGGACCACCTAGCTAATGAGTGGTACCACTTTTATCGAACGCAAACGGGGAGGGAATAG
- a CDS encoding glycosyltransferase family 4 protein, whose product MKIGLFTDTYFPQVSGVATSIKTLRDQLTALGHQVYIFTTTDPAADPVSDQAEGIYRFASIPFVSFTDRRIAVSGWLKVLRLAKKLDLDVVHNQTEFSLGMMGKMVAREMKIPCLHTYHTMYQDYLHYIANGRVLKPRDVAHLAHFYLKNMTGVIAPSERVLDTLLSYGVEAPIRVIPTGVNLQVFQTPDSKEEISALRQKLGYTDQTPVLLSLSRVAFEKNIHALVEAMPDILEKEPAAQLLIVGEGPARPTLERQVREMGLQDHVSFTGQVDNDQVCHYYQMADVFVSASDSETQGLTYDEALASDLPIVVMRSEYTDELIDDPAIGRSFQKRTDLVDGVLEYLATPPSPEAIAKRREKLHDISAEVFGQRVLDFYRVCQEEVAEKKRPGFGRRFRHLRDQND is encoded by the coding sequence TTGAAAATTGGTTTGTTTACAGATACGTATTTCCCCCAGGTGAGTGGGGTGGCCACCTCGATTAAGACCCTGCGCGATCAATTAACCGCGCTGGGCCACCAGGTGTACATTTTTACAACCACCGACCCGGCGGCTGATCCCGTTTCGGACCAGGCGGAGGGAATTTACCGCTTTGCTAGCATTCCCTTTGTCTCCTTTACCGACCGGCGGATTGCCGTTAGCGGGTGGCTGAAGGTGTTGCGGTTAGCTAAGAAGCTCGACTTAGACGTGGTCCACAACCAGACCGAGTTTTCGCTGGGGATGATGGGGAAGATGGTCGCCCGGGAAATGAAGATCCCGTGCCTACACACCTACCACACCATGTACCAGGACTACCTCCACTACATCGCTAACGGGCGGGTCTTAAAGCCGCGAGACGTTGCCCACCTGGCTCATTTTTACTTAAAGAACATGACCGGGGTAATCGCCCCGTCTGAACGGGTCTTAGACACCCTCTTGTCCTACGGGGTGGAAGCGCCGATCCGGGTGATTCCAACCGGGGTTAACCTACAAGTCTTCCAAACGCCGGATAGTAAAGAAGAGATCAGCGCCCTGCGCCAAAAGCTTGGTTACACCGATCAAACGCCGGTCCTCTTGTCGCTGTCGCGGGTGGCCTTTGAAAAGAACATCCACGCCCTCGTGGAAGCCATGCCGGACATTTTGGAAAAAGAGCCCGCCGCCCAACTTTTAATCGTGGGGGAGGGGCCGGCGCGGCCAACCCTGGAGCGCCAGGTGCGCGAAATGGGGTTGCAAGACCACGTATCCTTTACCGGCCAAGTGGATAACGATCAGGTTTGTCACTACTACCAAATGGCCGACGTCTTCGTTTCGGCTAGCGATTCGGAAACCCAGGGGCTGACTTACGATGAGGCCTTGGCCAGCGACTTGCCGATTGTCGTCATGCGTTCCGAGTATACGGACGAGCTAATCGATGACCCGGCGATTGGGCGTTCCTTTCAAAAGCGCACCGACCTGGTTGACGGGGTACTGGAATACTTGGCCACCCCGCCAAGCCCGGAGGCGATCGCCAAGCGCCGCGAGAAACTGCACGATATCTCCGCGGAGGTGTTTGGGCAGCGGGTGCTTGATTTCTACCGGGTCTGCCAAGAGGAAGTGGCGGAAAAAAAGCGGCCGGGCTTTGGGCGTCGTTTTCGTCATTTGAGGGACCAAAATGATTAA
- the ptsP gene encoding phosphoenolpyruvate--protein phosphotransferase has product MVTVLDGVAAGGGIAIAPVYRLGESRFTVKAKYTDNVNHEVSRLHDSFSLARRELTDLRRQAHQKMGEKAATVIDAQLAIAKDQSFEGEITDAIQRYSTTAAWTATQRIDHYLNVFKRQSGGADYYHARGLALQDFKKRLLAHLLDEELPDLAKLDHRAIIVAHQLTPTDIIRLNPHLVAGIVTDLGGRTAHFLVMSKEMRFPTVVDTKTVTEHADDDMVAIIDGTHGRVILQPTPQQIDQYQRLASRESARLRELGVLKHQDTVSADGHHFEVAANVALPRESDELATSGAEGVGLFRSEFLFLHQDTLPDEETQFQAYRKLLLAANNHRVVVRTLDIGGDKQLAQVPLERENNPFLGLRGLRVSLAYPGLFRTQLRALLRASAYGQLAIMFPMVATVDEFQQAQRMVDQEKNRLTQEGIPVGKEYEVGAMVEIPAAVAMADQLAQYADFFSIGTNDLIQYLFAVDRGNGQVASLYQSLHPAVLRAVKQTIDCAHAEGKWVGLCGEMATIPTAVPLLAAMGLDEFSVPLSQVLPVRSQIRRLKVRQLQPLIHQALAAHSPAEVRALVDQLTSHMK; this is encoded by the coding sequence ATGGTCACCGTACTCGACGGCGTGGCCGCCGGCGGTGGGATTGCCATCGCCCCGGTCTACCGGTTGGGTGAATCGCGGTTTACGGTTAAAGCTAAATACACCGATAATGTGAATCATGAGGTCAGCCGGCTTCATGATTCTTTTTCGTTAGCAAGACGTGAATTGACGGACCTTCGTCGGCAGGCTCACCAAAAGATGGGGGAGAAGGCCGCCACCGTGATTGACGCCCAATTAGCAATTGCTAAGGACCAAAGTTTTGAAGGGGAGATCACCGACGCCATCCAACGCTACTCGACGACGGCGGCCTGGACGGCGACCCAGCGGATTGACCACTACCTAAACGTCTTCAAGCGCCAATCCGGCGGGGCGGATTACTACCACGCACGGGGGCTGGCGCTGCAGGACTTCAAAAAGCGCCTCTTGGCCCACCTATTAGATGAAGAATTGCCGGACCTGGCTAAGTTGGATCACCGGGCGATCATCGTCGCCCACCAACTGACGCCGACCGACATCATTCGCTTGAACCCACACCTAGTCGCCGGGATTGTGACCGACCTGGGTGGCCGGACCGCCCACTTCTTGGTGATGAGCAAGGAGATGCGCTTTCCCACCGTGGTCGACACCAAGACGGTGACCGAACACGCCGATGACGACATGGTTGCCATCATCGACGGTACCCACGGGCGGGTGATCTTGCAACCGACCCCTCAGCAAATCGATCAGTACCAACGGCTGGCTAGCCGGGAGAGTGCCCGCCTGCGCGAACTGGGCGTCTTAAAGCACCAAGACACCGTTAGCGCCGATGGTCACCACTTTGAAGTGGCCGCCAACGTCGCTTTGCCACGCGAAAGCGACGAACTGGCCACCAGCGGGGCCGAGGGGGTCGGTCTCTTTCGTAGTGAATTTCTTTTCTTACACCAAGACACCCTACCGGACGAAGAAACCCAGTTTCAGGCCTACCGGAAGCTGCTCTTGGCTGCCAACAACCACCGGGTGGTGGTGCGCACGCTCGACATCGGCGGCGATAAGCAACTCGCCCAGGTGCCCCTGGAACGGGAGAACAACCCCTTCTTGGGCCTGCGCGGCCTGCGGGTTAGCCTGGCCTACCCGGGGCTATTTCGGACCCAGTTGCGGGCGCTCTTGCGGGCCTCGGCGTACGGCCAGCTAGCGATCATGTTCCCGATGGTGGCGACCGTTGACGAGTTCCAGCAGGCCCAGCGGATGGTCGATCAGGAGAAAAACCGGCTGACCCAGGAGGGAATCCCGGTCGGCAAGGAGTATGAGGTCGGGGCGATGGTTGAAATCCCGGCCGCCGTGGCGATGGCCGACCAGTTGGCCCAGTACGCCGACTTCTTTTCGATCGGCACCAACGATTTGATCCAATACCTCTTTGCCGTCGACCGGGGCAACGGGCAGGTGGCGAGCCTCTACCAGTCCCTGCACCCGGCCGTCTTGCGGGCGGTTAAGCAGACAATTGATTGTGCCCACGCGGAAGGCAAGTGGGTCGGGTTGTGTGGCGAAATGGCGACCATTCCGACCGCCGTGCCATTGTTAGCGGCGATGGGCCTAGATGAGTTTTCGGTCCCGCTAAGCCAGGTCCTGCCGGTTCGCTCGCAGATCCGCCGCCTCAAGGTGCGGCAACTGCAGCCGCTGATTCACCAGGCCCTGGCTGCCCACAGCCCGGCCGAAGTCAGGGCGCTGGTCGATCAATTAACCAGTCACATGAAGTAA
- a CDS encoding phosphocarrier protein HPr has translation MEKRDFTITAEAGLHARPATILVQTASKFTSDISLAYNGKSVNLKSIMGVMSLGVGQNADVTITAEGDDEAKAIEAIAETMTKEGLTD, from the coding sequence ATGGAAAAACGCGACTTTACGATTACTGCCGAAGCTGGGCTTCACGCCCGTCCTGCAACGATCCTCGTTCAAACGGCATCCAAGTTCACTTCAGACATTTCCCTTGCTTACAACGGCAAGAGCGTTAACCTGAAGTCCATCATGGGGGTTATGTCCCTCGGGGTTGGCCAAAACGCCGACGTTACCATCACTGCCGAAGGTGACGACGAAGCGAAGGCCATCGAAGCCATTGCCGAAACCATGACTAAGGAAGGCCTGACTGACTAA
- a CDS encoding ATP-dependent Clp protease ATP-binding subunit, translating to MLCQVCQQNQATIHLQMMMNGQKMQIDLCQDCYQKMQNMQMNLLNGGSDMNNGFGFGSLEDFMNAMNNMQNQQANNNNEGQQANLNQNQRQGGGRGNGKGLLAQFGINMTELARQGKIDPVIGRDKEIARVVEILNRRTKNNPVLIGEAGVGKTAVVEGLAQAIVSGQVPEKLANKEVIRLDVVSLVQGTGIRGQFEQRMQQLIQEVSKDENVILFIDEIHEIMGAGNAEGGMDAGNVLKPALARGEFQLIGATTLNEYRKIEKDAALARRFQPVEVEQPSVDETIQILNGIKGRYQDYHHVTYTNDAIEAAAKLSDRYIQDRFLPDKAIDLLDEAGSRKNLTLKTADPHTIENEIHTAEAHKQQAVESQDYEKAAFYRDQVYRLTKAKKDAEENHTDQAATVTAADMQKIVEEMTNIPVSDLQKQEQNQLKNLDKQLEDHVIGQNEAVDKIARAIRRNRIGLNKSGRPIGSFLFVGPTGVGKTETAKQLSKLLFGSKDAMIRFDMSEYMDKTSTSKLIGAAPGYVGYEEAGQLTEQVRRHPYSLILLDEVEKAHPDVMHMFLQILDDGRLTDSQGRTVSFKDTIIIMTSNAGTGDMVASVGFGAEAAGQTKSVISKLTNYFKPEFLNRFDDIVEFNALTKDDLMKIVGLMIDDVNNMLADRKLYIEVPDAVKERLVDLGFDPKMGARPLRRVIQEHIEDQIADYVLDHPDATNLVAQVDEAGKITVAATPKAIAAPMDAATDAKTEE from the coding sequence ATGCTCTGTCAAGTTTGTCAACAAAACCAAGCCACGATTCATCTCCAAATGATGATGAACGGGCAAAAAATGCAAATCGACTTATGTCAGGATTGCTACCAAAAAATGCAAAACATGCAAATGAACCTGTTGAACGGGGGCAGTGATATGAATAATGGATTCGGCTTTGGGAGTCTGGAAGACTTCATGAACGCCATGAACAACATGCAAAACCAACAAGCCAATAACAACAACGAAGGCCAACAAGCCAACCTAAATCAAAACCAACGCCAAGGCGGCGGCCGCGGCAACGGCAAGGGACTGTTAGCCCAGTTCGGGATTAACATGACCGAGCTGGCCCGCCAAGGCAAGATCGACCCGGTAATCGGCCGCGATAAGGAAATCGCCCGGGTCGTCGAAATCTTAAACCGGCGGACCAAGAACAACCCGGTCCTGATCGGGGAAGCCGGGGTTGGTAAGACCGCCGTTGTCGAAGGGCTGGCCCAAGCCATCGTTTCCGGTCAGGTACCAGAAAAGCTAGCTAATAAGGAAGTTATTCGCTTAGACGTCGTCTCCCTGGTCCAAGGAACCGGAATCCGCGGTCAGTTTGAACAGCGGATGCAACAGTTGATCCAAGAGGTTTCTAAGGACGAAAACGTGATCCTCTTCATCGACGAAATCCACGAAATTATGGGTGCCGGCAACGCCGAGGGCGGCATGGACGCCGGTAACGTCTTGAAGCCGGCCCTGGCCCGGGGTGAGTTCCAACTGATCGGGGCCACCACCCTCAACGAATACCGCAAGATCGAAAAGGACGCCGCTTTGGCCCGGCGGTTCCAACCGGTCGAAGTTGAACAACCGTCCGTCGACGAAACGATCCAGATCCTAAACGGGATCAAGGGCCGCTACCAGGATTACCACCACGTTACCTACACTAACGACGCCATCGAGGCGGCTGCTAAGCTATCCGATCGCTACATCCAGGACCGCTTCTTGCCGGACAAGGCGATCGACCTCTTGGACGAAGCCGGTTCACGCAAGAACCTAACCTTAAAGACCGCCGACCCGCACACTATCGAAAATGAGATTCACACCGCCGAAGCCCACAAGCAACAGGCCGTTGAATCACAAGACTACGAAAAGGCCGCCTTCTACCGCGACCAGGTTTATAGGTTGACCAAGGCCAAGAAGGACGCCGAGGAAAACCACACCGACCAAGCCGCCACGGTCACGGCCGCCGACATGCAAAAGATCGTCGAAGAGATGACCAACATCCCGGTCAGCGACCTGCAAAAGCAAGAGCAAAACCAACTCAAGAACCTCGATAAGCAGCTCGAAGACCACGTCATCGGCCAAAACGAAGCCGTTGACAAGATCGCCCGCGCCATTCGCCGGAACCGGATTGGTTTAAACAAGTCCGGCCGGCCAATCGGCTCCTTCCTCTTCGTCGGGCCAACCGGGGTTGGGAAGACCGAAACCGCTAAGCAACTGTCTAAGCTGCTCTTTGGTTCCAAGGACGCCATGATCCGCTTTGACATGTCCGAATACATGGATAAGACCTCAACTTCCAAGTTGATTGGGGCCGCCCCGGGTTACGTCGGTTACGAAGAGGCCGGCCAGTTGACCGAACAAGTTCGCCGCCACCCGTACAGCCTGATCCTTTTGGATGAGGTGGAAAAGGCCCACCCAGACGTCATGCACATGTTCTTACAGATCCTCGACGACGGCCGCTTGACCGATTCGCAAGGGCGGACGGTTTCCTTTAAGGACACGATCATCATCATGACCTCGAACGCCGGGACTGGTGACATGGTCGCCTCCGTCGGCTTTGGCGCCGAGGCGGCCGGCCAAACCAAGTCGGTCATCTCCAAGCTGACCAACTACTTCAAGCCGGAATTCTTGAACCGGTTCGATGACATCGTGGAATTCAACGCCCTGACCAAGGACGACTTAATGAAGATTGTCGGCCTGATGATCGACGACGTTAACAACATGTTAGCCGACCGCAAGCTCTACATCGAAGTGCCAGACGCCGTTAAGGAACGCTTAGTTGACCTCGGTTTTGACCCGAAGATGGGGGCCCGGCCACTGCGGCGGGTCATCCAAGAACACATCGAAGACCAAATCGCCGATTACGTCCTCGACCACCCGGACGCTACCAACCTGGTGGCCCAAGTCGATGAAGCCGGCAAGATCACCGTGGCCGCCACGCCAAAGGCGATCGCCGCACCAATGGACGCCGCCACCGACGCTAAGACGGAAGAATAA
- a CDS encoding NUDIX hydrolase, whose product MSDEQLLTRPLITVTNLIWSFDATSQTVQLLLVRRDQEPFADSWALPETLLRRHESADDAAIRLIKDKIGLELSLAATEQLATFTAPDRVPGERALALAYMTFLPSMPALTPGYGASEVAWFTLQRTAEQDTLQNGRRTFILNRPALAFDHDQIIATALTRIQNKLDYQPTVLRILGQQFTLKEARNVYATFLKTTPAAIDNSNFRKTHAHLFEECGTATPKQSGRPPKIYRLRG is encoded by the coding sequence GTGAGCGACGAACAACTCCTCACCCGGCCGCTAATCACGGTCACCAACCTGATCTGGTCCTTTGACGCCACCAGCCAGACGGTCCAGCTCCTCTTGGTCCGCCGCGACCAAGAACCGTTTGCCGACTCCTGGGCCCTGCCTGAAACCTTATTACGGCGCCACGAAAGCGCTGATGACGCCGCAATCCGCCTGATCAAGGATAAGATTGGCCTGGAGCTGAGCCTGGCGGCCACCGAACAGTTGGCCACCTTCACCGCCCCCGACCGCGTCCCCGGCGAGCGGGCCCTGGCCCTGGCTTACATGACCTTTTTACCCTCGATGCCCGCTTTGACCCCGGGCTACGGGGCCAGCGAGGTCGCTTGGTTTACCCTCCAGCGGACCGCCGAGCAAGACACCTTGCAAAATGGGCGCCGCACCTTTATTTTAAATCGTCCGGCACTGGCCTTTGACCACGATCAAATCATCGCCACCGCCCTGACCCGGATCCAAAATAAGCTCGATTACCAACCGACCGTCTTGAGGATCCTGGGTCAGCAGTTCACCTTAAAGGAGGCCCGCAACGTTTACGCCACCTTTTTGAAAACCACCCCGGCGGCGATTGATAATTCCAACTTCCGCAAGACCCACGCCCACCTGTTTGAAGAGTGCGGCACCGCCACCCCCAAGCAAAGCGGCCGTCCGCCCAAAATATATCGGCTCCGGGGCTAG
- a CDS encoding cysteine hydrolase family protein codes for MQSPTALLIIDYTNDFVDERGALTCGQPAQQIATTIVSLADRALKAGQWVILPTDVHQPHDPYHPESKLFPPHNQRNTWGRQFYGPLKEWYQAHQANDHVVLLDKTRYSAFCGTRLQLFLQERGIRHLALTGVCTDICILHTAVDAYNRGYKLTVYQDAVAALTPTGQEWALQHFQTVLGAEVLLGGEPNE; via the coding sequence ATGCAGTCACCAACTGCCCTTTTGATTATCGATTACACTAACGACTTCGTTGACGAGCGTGGCGCCCTGACCTGTGGCCAACCGGCCCAGCAAATCGCTACCACCATCGTTAGCCTGGCTGACCGGGCCCTCAAAGCCGGTCAGTGGGTCATCTTGCCGACCGACGTCCACCAGCCACACGACCCCTACCACCCGGAGAGCAAGCTCTTCCCACCCCACAACCAACGCAATACCTGGGGGCGCCAGTTCTACGGCCCGCTTAAGGAATGGTACCAAGCCCACCAGGCTAACGACCACGTTGTGCTGCTCGATAAGACCCGTTACTCGGCCTTTTGCGGCACCCGTCTCCAACTCTTCTTGCAGGAGCGCGGCATCCGTCACCTCGCCCTAACCGGGGTCTGTACCGACATCTGCATCCTCCACACCGCCGTCGACGCCTACAACCGGGGCTACAAACTAACGGTCTACCAGGATGCCGTTGCCGCCCTGACTCCCACCGGCCAAGAATGGGCGCTCCAACATTTTCAAACCGTTTTAGGCGCCGAAGTCCTTTTGGGGGGTGAACCAAATGAATAA